One segment of Marvinbryantia formatexigens DSM 14469 DNA contains the following:
- the secE gene encoding preprotein translocase subunit SecE, with protein sequence MGEVAKKDKKTPVKSWIDGLKSEFHKIIWPDKKDLTKQTGVVIVVSVLLGAIIAVIDVIMQYGIDFLIK encoded by the coding sequence ATGGGAGAAGTTGCCAAAAAAGACAAGAAGACCCCGGTAAAGAGCTGGATTGATGGACTCAAATCAGAGTTTCACAAAATCATCTGGCCCGACAAGAAAGATCTCACAAAGCAGACAGGCGTTGTAATAGTAGTTTCCGTGTTGCTCGGCGCTATTATTGCGGTGATCGATGTAATTATGCAGTATGGTATTGATTTCTTGATTAAGTAA
- the pgmB gene encoding beta-phosphoglucomutase, translating to MIRGVIFDLDGVLVSTDELHYQAWKRLANELGIMDFGRKDNERQRGVSRMASLEIVLEKGTKKYTDEEKRALAEKKNDYYKKSLQSLSPEDVLPGAKEALEMLRERGVLTAVGSASKNAPEILERIELMPLLDKISCGLDITRSKPDPEVFLVAAEKLGLAPEDCLVVEDSAAGIQAARNGGMKTLAVGPLSGQLGGDFEARNLSSVENWDEIL from the coding sequence ATGATCAGAGGAGTGATTTTTGATCTGGACGGGGTACTGGTTTCCACGGACGAGCTTCATTATCAGGCGTGGAAGCGTCTGGCGAATGAACTGGGAATTATGGATTTTGGCAGAAAAGACAACGAGCGGCAGCGCGGCGTCAGCCGGATGGCGTCCCTGGAAATCGTGCTGGAGAAGGGAACGAAGAAATATACGGATGAAGAAAAAAGGGCTCTGGCTGAAAAGAAGAACGATTATTATAAAAAATCTCTGCAGTCGCTGTCTCCGGAGGATGTGCTGCCGGGAGCGAAAGAAGCGCTGGAAATGCTGCGGGAGAGGGGAGTCTTAACGGCAGTAGGCTCTGCCAGCAAAAATGCGCCGGAGATATTGGAACGGATCGAACTGATGCCGCTTCTGGATAAAATAAGCTGCGGTCTGGACATCACCAGATCCAAGCCGGACCCGGAGGTTTTTCTGGTGGCGGCAGAGAAGCTGGGACTGGCGCCGGAGGATTGTCTTGTAGTGGAAGACTCGGCAGCCGGAATCCAGGCGGCAAGAAACGGAGGAATGAAAACCCTGGCGGTGGGTCCCCTGTCTGGGCAGCTGGGCGGAGACTTTGAGGCGAGGAATCTGTCATCGGTGGAGAACTGGGACGAGATACTGTAA
- a CDS encoding Hsp20/alpha crystallin family protein: MMTPSIFGENLFDDFFDDFFDFPAFDDKEAQKAQRKLYGRHAANMMKTDVREHDDHYEVDIDLPGFKKEELSLELKDGYLIISAAKGLNEDEKEKKSGKFVRRERYMGSMSRTFYVGEDVKQEDIHAKYESGVLKLSIPKTEATKAKAGENKYIAIEG; encoded by the coding sequence ATGATGACACCGAGTATTTTTGGAGAAAACTTATTTGACGATTTCTTTGATGACTTTTTTGATTTTCCGGCATTTGACGATAAGGAAGCGCAGAAGGCGCAGAGAAAGCTGTATGGACGTCATGCGGCGAATATGATGAAAACGGATGTGCGCGAACATGACGACCACTACGAGGTGGATATTGATTTGCCGGGCTTTAAGAAAGAAGAGCTTTCCCTGGAGCTGAAGGATGGTTATCTGATAATCAGTGCGGCGAAGGGGCTCAATGAGGACGAGAAGGAGAAGAAGAGCGGAAAATTTGTCCGCCGGGAGCGCTACATGGGCAGCATGAGCAGAACCTTCTATGTCGGTGAGGATGTAAAGCAGGAGGATATCCATGCGAAGTATGAAAGCGGCGTATTGAAGCTGAGCATTCCGAAGACGGAGGCGACGAAAGCGAAAGCCGGGGAAAACAAATATATTGCCATCGAGGGATAA
- a CDS encoding TetR/AcrR family transcriptional regulator, whose amino-acid sequence MNRKEEIILVTLELAAANGLSNVSMAQIAEKMGIRKPSLYNHFRSKEDIIAAMYQYLREKSKEQLSLADIDYGEFIKDKSLEEALTQSVSNYSSMSTQGKMLSFYKVIYSERAVNPTAARIMAEETKRMISATKNLFYALQVHKKICIRDIDIAAASFALTVHAIMDYQLDCACSGEPVSEDMIQDYIKWFCEQFGGVDNEKNID is encoded by the coding sequence ATGAACCGGAAAGAAGAAATTATCCTTGTTACATTAGAACTTGCAGCGGCAAATGGTTTGAGCAATGTGTCAATGGCTCAGATAGCAGAAAAAATGGGAATACGAAAACCGTCGCTTTATAATCACTTCAGATCAAAAGAAGACATTATTGCTGCAATGTATCAATATCTGAGGGAAAAATCAAAGGAACAATTATCACTTGCGGATATTGATTACGGTGAATTTATTAAGGATAAAAGTTTGGAAGAAGCATTAACACAGTCGGTATCAAATTACAGCAGCATGAGCACCCAGGGTAAAATGCTTTCCTTTTACAAGGTTATTTACTCTGAAAGGGCAGTTAATCCAACTGCCGCCCGAATTATGGCAGAAGAAACAAAAAGAATGATTTCGGCAACGAAAAATCTGTTTTATGCTTTACAGGTACACAAAAAAATCTGTATCAGAGATATTGATATTGCAGCTGCCTCTTTTGCTCTGACGGTTCATGCTATCATGGACTACCAATTAGATTGTGCCTGCTCCGGAGAGCCTGTTTCAGAGGATATGATACAGGATTATATAAAATGGTTTTGTGAGCAATTTGGAGGAGTGGATAATGAAAAAAACATTGATTAA
- the rplA gene encoding 50S ribosomal protein L1: protein MKRGKRYIEAAKNIDRTTLYDTAEAISVVKKNAVAKFDETIEAHIRTGCDGRHADQQIRGAVVLPHGTGKKVRVLVFAKNAKADEALAAGAEYVGAEELIPKIQNEGWLDFDVVVATPDMMGVVGRLGRVLGPKGLMPNPKAGTVTMDVTKAVKDIKAGKIEYRLDKTNIVHVPIGKASFTEEQLADNFQTLIDAIRKARPAAVKGQYLRSITLTSTMGPGVKLNTAKFV, encoded by the coding sequence ATGAAAAGAGGAAAAAGATATATCGAAGCGGCAAAAAATATTGACCGCACAACTCTTTATGACACCGCGGAAGCGATCAGCGTTGTAAAGAAAAATGCAGTAGCAAAATTTGATGAGACAATCGAAGCTCATATCAGAACCGGATGCGATGGACGTCATGCAGACCAGCAGATCCGCGGCGCTGTCGTACTTCCGCACGGAACCGGTAAAAAGGTCCGCGTGCTTGTATTCGCAAAGAATGCAAAGGCTGACGAGGCTCTGGCAGCAGGCGCTGAATACGTAGGAGCAGAGGAACTGATTCCGAAGATTCAGAACGAAGGCTGGCTGGATTTTGACGTTGTAGTAGCTACCCCGGATATGATGGGCGTAGTTGGACGTCTGGGTCGTGTACTTGGTCCGAAAGGACTTATGCCGAACCCGAAGGCTGGAACGGTTACAATGGATGTAACAAAGGCAGTCAAGGATATCAAAGCCGGTAAGATTGAGTACAGATTGGATAAGACCAATATCGTACATGTGCCAATCGGAAAAGCTTCCTTCACAGAGGAGCAGTTGGCGGACAACTTCCAGACGCTTATAGATGCAATCCGGAAAGCAAGACCGGCGGCAGTTAAGGGACAGTATTTGAGAAGCATTACGCTTACTTCAACTATGGGACCGGGTGTAAAACTGAATACGGCAAAATTTGTATAG
- the rplK gene encoding 50S ribosomal protein L11 — MAKKVTGYIKLQIPAGKATPAPPVGPALGQHGVNIVQFTKEFNARTADKGDVIIPVVITVYADRSFSFITKTPPAAVLLKKACNIKSGSGVPNKTKVATISKDKIREIAETKMPDLNAGSIEAAMSMIAGTARSMGITVEE; from the coding sequence ATGGCAAAGAAAGTAACTGGTTACATTAAATTACAGATTCCGGCTGGCAAAGCAACACCAGCACCACCTGTTGGTCCGGCACTTGGACAGCACGGTGTCAATATCGTTCAGTTTACCAAGGAGTTCAACGCAAGAACGGCTGATAAGGGCGATGTGATCATCCCGGTAGTTATCACCGTTTACGCAGACAGAAGCTTCAGCTTCATCACAAAGACTCCGCCTGCAGCAGTTCTGCTGAAGAAGGCATGCAACATCAAATCCGGTTCCGGTGTTCCGAACAAGACGAAGGTTGCAACCATCAGCAAGGATAAGATTCGCGAGATTGCAGAGACAAAGATGCCGGATTTGAATGCAGGCAGCATCGAAGCGGCGATGAGCATGATTGCGGGTACCGCACGCAGCATGGGCATCACAGTAGAGGAATAG
- the nusG gene encoding transcription termination/antitermination protein NusG codes for MSEANWYVVHTYSGYENKVKANIEKTIENRHLEDQILEVRVPLEDVVEVKNGVSKTVQKKMFPGYVLLNMVMNDDTWYVVRNTRGVTGFVGPGSKPVPLTEAEMRPLGIQAKNVMVDIEVGDTVSVIGGIWKDTVGVVQSINESKQIVTINVELFGRETPVEIGFAEIQKM; via the coding sequence ATGTCAGAAGCAAACTGGTATGTAGTTCATACCTACTCTGGTTATGAGAACAAGGTAAAGGCGAATATCGAAAAAACCATCGAAAACAGACATCTGGAGGACCAGATTCTGGAGGTACGCGTACCTCTGGAGGATGTTGTGGAAGTGAAGAACGGTGTCTCGAAAACAGTGCAGAAGAAAATGTTTCCGGGCTATGTGCTTCTCAACATGGTCATGAATGACGATACCTGGTATGTTGTCAGAAACACCAGGGGCGTCACAGGGTTTGTCGGACCGGGTTCGAAGCCTGTACCGCTTACTGAAGCAGAGATGAGACCTTTGGGAATTCAGGCGAAAAACGTTATGGTTGATATTGAGGTCGGCGATACGGTCAGCGTCATCGGCGGTATCTGGAAGGATACGGTCGGCGTTGTGCAGAGTATCAACGAGAGCAAGCAGATCGTTACCATTAACGTTGAGCTGTTCGGCCGCGAAACGCCGGTAGAAATTGGTTTCGCAGAAATTCAGAAAATGTAA
- the ppdK gene encoding pyruvate, phosphate dikinase, protein MAKWVYLFSEGNANMRELLGGKGANLAEMTGLGLPVPQGFTITTEACTQYYEDGQTINDEIQAQINEYIGKMEEITGKKFGDSENPLLVSVRSGARASMPGMMDTILNLGLNETVVNVLAEKSGNPRWAWDCYRRFIQMFSDVVMEVGKKYFEELIDKMKLDRGVTQDVELSADDLKELANQFKAEYKGKIGKDFPDDPKEQLMEAIKAVFRSWDNPRANVYRRDNDIPYSWGTAVNVQSMAFGNMGDDCGTGVAFTRDPATGENGLFGEFLTNAQGEDVVAGVRTPMHISEMADKFPEAFQQFKEVCSILEKHYRDMQDMEFTVEHGKLYMLQTRNGKRTAQAALKIACDLVDEGMRTEEEAVAMIDPRNLDTLLHPQFDRASLVRATPAARALAASPGAACGQIVFSAEDAKSWHAKGKKVVLVRLETSPEDIEGMKAAQGILTVRGGMTSHAAVVARGMGTCCVSGCSEIAMDEENKKFTLAGKEYHEGDWLSIDGSTGNIYDGVIPTVDATIAGEFGRIMGWADKYRKLQVRTNADTPSDAKKARELGAEGIGLCRTEHMFFEGDRIDAFREMICADTTEEREAALEKLLPVQQSDFEKLYEAMEGNPVTIRFLDPPLHEFVPQTDEDIQKLADSQGKTVEQIHQIIDSLHEFNPMMGHRGVRLAVTYPEIAKMQTKAVIRAAINVKKAHPDWNICPEIMIPLIGDDKELKFAKKTVVETADAEIAAAGSDLKYLVGTMIEIPRAALTADAIAKDADFFCFGTNDLTQMTFGFSRDDAGKFLEAYYERKIFENDPFTKLDQNGVGKLMEMAINLGKPVNPNLHIGICGEHGGDPSSVEFCHKIGLDYVSCSPFRVPIARLAAAQAAIANK, encoded by the coding sequence ATGGCAAAATGGGTTTACTTATTCAGCGAAGGTAACGCGAATATGCGCGAGCTTCTTGGGGGAAAAGGTGCGAATCTGGCAGAGATGACAGGCCTCGGTCTTCCGGTACCGCAGGGATTCACGATCACGACAGAAGCGTGTACGCAGTACTACGAAGATGGACAGACGATTAATGACGAAATTCAGGCACAGATCAATGAGTATATTGGAAAGATGGAAGAGATCACCGGAAAGAAATTCGGCGACAGCGAGAATCCGCTGCTGGTATCTGTCCGCTCCGGCGCAAGAGCATCCATGCCGGGCATGATGGACACGATCCTGAATCTCGGACTGAATGAGACGGTAGTAAATGTGCTTGCTGAAAAGTCTGGTAATCCGCGCTGGGCATGGGACTGCTACAGAAGATTTATCCAGATGTTCTCCGACGTTGTTATGGAGGTCGGCAAGAAATATTTTGAAGAGCTGATTGACAAAATGAAGCTGGACAGAGGCGTTACGCAGGACGTTGAGCTGTCGGCGGACGACCTGAAGGAGCTGGCAAACCAGTTCAAGGCGGAATATAAAGGAAAAATCGGAAAAGATTTCCCGGACGACCCGAAGGAGCAGCTTATGGAGGCTATCAAAGCGGTATTCCGTTCCTGGGACAACCCGCGTGCCAATGTTTACCGCCGCGACAATGATATCCCGTACTCCTGGGGAACTGCGGTAAACGTACAGTCGATGGCTTTCGGAAACATGGGCGACGACTGCGGTACGGGCGTTGCGTTTACGCGTGACCCGGCTACCGGCGAGAACGGTCTGTTCGGCGAGTTCCTTACGAATGCGCAGGGCGAGGACGTGGTTGCCGGCGTGCGTACCCCGATGCATATTTCCGAGATGGCAGACAAGTTCCCGGAGGCATTTCAGCAGTTTAAAGAAGTTTGCAGTATTCTGGAGAAGCATTACAGAGATATGCAGGATATGGAGTTCACCGTTGAGCACGGCAAGCTGTATATGCTGCAGACCAGAAATGGTAAGAGAACCGCGCAGGCGGCGCTGAAGATTGCCTGCGACCTGGTGGATGAGGGCATGAGAACCGAGGAAGAAGCGGTAGCGATGATTGATCCGCGCAACCTGGATACGCTGCTTCATCCGCAGTTTGACAGAGCATCCCTCGTGCGCGCGACACCGGCGGCAAGAGCGCTGGCGGCATCACCGGGTGCAGCCTGCGGACAGATCGTATTCTCGGCGGAGGATGCAAAGAGCTGGCACGCTAAGGGCAAGAAGGTGGTTCTGGTGCGTCTGGAGACCTCGCCGGAGGATATCGAGGGTATGAAAGCGGCGCAGGGTATTCTGACAGTCCGCGGCGGTATGACAAGCCATGCGGCGGTAGTTGCCCGCGGTATGGGTACCTGCTGTGTATCCGGCTGCTCCGAGATTGCAATGGATGAGGAAAATAAGAAGTTTACGCTTGCCGGCAAGGAATATCATGAGGGAGACTGGCTCTCCATCGACGGTTCCACCGGAAATATTTACGACGGCGTTATCCCGACGGTGGATGCAACGATCGCCGGTGAATTCGGCAGAATCATGGGCTGGGCGGATAAATACAGAAAGCTGCAGGTAAGAACGAATGCGGATACGCCAAGCGATGCAAAGAAGGCGAGAGAGCTTGGCGCAGAGGGCATCGGTCTCTGCCGCACAGAGCATATGTTCTTTGAGGGCGACCGGATCGACGCTTTCCGTGAAATGATCTGCGCAGATACCACGGAAGAGAGAGAAGCGGCGCTGGAGAAGCTTCTTCCGGTACAGCAGAGCGATTTTGAAAAGCTTTACGAGGCGATGGAGGGCAACCCGGTTACCATCCGTTTCCTGGATCCGCCTCTGCATGAGTTTGTTCCGCAGACAGACGAGGATATCCAGAAGCTGGCGGACAGCCAGGGCAAGACGGTAGAGCAGATCCATCAGATCATTGATTCTCTCCACGAGTTTAACCCGATGATGGGACATCGCGGAGTACGTCTGGCGGTTACGTATCCGGAAATTGCCAAGATGCAGACGAAAGCGGTAATCCGCGCAGCTATCAATGTGAAGAAAGCGCATCCGGACTGGAATATCTGCCCGGAAATCATGATTCCGCTTATCGGTGATGACAAGGAGCTGAAATTTGCAAAGAAAACCGTTGTGGAAACTGCGGATGCAGAAATCGCGGCGGCAGGAAGCGACCTGAAATACCTTGTCGGTACGATGATCGAGATTCCGCGTGCGGCTCTGACAGCGGATGCCATCGCGAAGGACGCAGATTTCTTCTGCTTCGGTACAAACGACCTCACGCAGATGACCTTCGGTTTCTCACGTGATGACGCAGGCAAATTCCTCGAAGCTTACTATGAGAGAAAAATCTTTGAGAATGACCCGTTCACAAAGCTCGACCAGAATGGCGTCGGCAAGCTGATGGAAATGGCAATCAACCTCGGCAAGCCGGTCAACCCCAACCTGCATATCGGTATCTGCGGCGAGCATGGCGGCGACCCGTCCTCTGTTGAATTCTGCCACAAGATCGGTCTGGACTATGTATCCTGCTCACCGTTCCGCGTGCCGATCGCAAGACTGGCAGCAGCACAGGCGGCTATTGCAAATAAGTAG
- a CDS encoding DUF998 domain-containing protein produces the protein MKKTLINWSGLFGIISLLSYTAAVIFSPAAYPGYDWMAQAVSDLSADNAPSKMLWEQLSSLYGVCGIVSIMMVCVFVQGKLNKTIRIGIYLFAVMNWVSNVGYAMFPLSDSGNAGAFQDIMHIYVVTVSVVLLSIISLVVIMIGGYRDKKYRSIAIWATIALLLMFAGAIGTNIVPRDFFGIPERFSVFAAAGFNAVLGIYLFRGF, from the coding sequence ATGAAAAAAACATTGATTAACTGGTCAGGACTTTTCGGTATTATATCGTTACTGTCCTATACCGCAGCAGTAATTTTTTCTCCTGCTGCATATCCCGGCTATGACTGGATGGCACAGGCGGTCAGCGATTTAAGTGCTGATAATGCTCCTTCTAAAATGCTATGGGAGCAATTATCGTCTTTATACGGAGTATGCGGGATCGTTTCAATTATGATGGTCTGCGTATTTGTTCAAGGGAAACTGAATAAGACAATCCGTATTGGGATTTATCTTTTTGCTGTAATGAATTGGGTATCAAATGTAGGCTATGCCATGTTCCCGTTATCAGATAGCGGCAATGCAGGGGCTTTTCAGGATATTATGCATATTTATGTGGTTACAGTGTCTGTTGTTCTTCTTTCGATAATTTCTCTTGTTGTTATTATGATTGGCGGGTATCGGGATAAAAAGTATCGTTCCATAGCGATATGGGCGACCATAGCATTACTTCTCATGTTTGCAGGAGCAATCGGCACAAACATAGTTCCGAGAGATTTTTTCGGTATTCCAGAGCGTTTCAGTGTGTTTGCTGCTGCGGGATTTAATGCTGTATTGGGAATTTACCTGTTTCGTGGTTTTTAA
- a CDS encoding MFS transporter, producing MLLFYLYNISQKNGTGHVGEKGRGFRVPEKGSWKMKQNTKLWTKDFSCITAATVLSAIGGEAMNLPVSLLVFDETQSAFLSAVIMVCGMLPDVLLPVLAAPLIDKGGKKKWIVGMDALLAVLYVVMGVWISKNSFSFGVYVAFTLLAGTISVFYRLAYQAWYPDLIPAGEKQKGYAVSAMVYPIVMVVSAPFATFLYETLKMDVIFYIVAGITVASIIVESRVTEKQSTAEESYTFRQYRRDIAEGFTYIKKEKGIRNIYTYMAITQGTSEGLGIITQVYYQSQPWLTVTMLGFLKSAEMIGRVLGGFFQYTKEIPAKKRYAFTKFVYIFYNIIDMVLLFLPYPAMLASRFLCGGLGISSATVRETAVMSYLPEHMRARVNAFFNTLFAIGGVLFQFLAGALGEILPYRAVALLLGGASLVSVFFLIVLPAKDNRPVYEAVSR from the coding sequence ATGCTCTTATTTTATCTTTATAATATCAGTCAGAAAAACGGTACAGGACACGTCGGAGAAAAAGGACGCGGCTTCAGAGTACCGGAGAAGGGAAGCTGGAAAATGAAACAAAATACAAAACTCTGGACAAAGGATTTTTCCTGCATTACGGCTGCCACGGTCTTGTCGGCGATCGGCGGGGAGGCGATGAACCTGCCTGTCAGCCTGCTGGTGTTTGACGAGACGCAGTCAGCGTTTCTGTCGGCGGTGATCATGGTCTGCGGGATGCTGCCGGATGTGCTGCTGCCGGTTTTGGCAGCTCCGCTCATCGACAAAGGCGGAAAAAAGAAGTGGATTGTCGGGATGGACGCGCTGCTTGCGGTGCTGTACGTCGTGATGGGAGTCTGGATCAGCAAAAACAGTTTTTCCTTTGGCGTATATGTTGCGTTTACGCTGCTTGCGGGAACGATATCTGTCTTTTACCGGCTGGCTTACCAGGCGTGGTACCCCGATCTGATCCCGGCCGGGGAGAAGCAGAAGGGCTATGCGGTCAGCGCGATGGTCTACCCAATCGTCATGGTGGTGTCGGCGCCGTTTGCTACATTTCTATATGAGACACTGAAAATGGATGTGATATTTTATATTGTAGCCGGGATCACAGTTGCTTCTATTATAGTGGAAAGCCGGGTGACGGAAAAGCAAAGTACAGCAGAGGAATCCTACACGTTCCGCCAATACCGCCGCGACATTGCGGAGGGCTTCACATACATAAAAAAAGAAAAGGGCATCCGGAATATTTACACCTACATGGCAATCACGCAGGGGACGTCGGAGGGGCTTGGCATTATCACACAGGTTTATTATCAGTCGCAGCCCTGGCTCACGGTAACGATGCTGGGATTCCTGAAAAGTGCGGAGATGATCGGCAGAGTACTTGGCGGCTTTTTTCAGTACACGAAGGAGATTCCGGCGAAAAAGCGCTATGCTTTTACAAAGTTTGTCTATATTTTTTACAATATAATAGATATGGTGCTGCTGTTTCTGCCGTATCCTGCGATGCTGGCGAGCCGTTTTTTGTGCGGCGGTCTGGGCATCAGCAGCGCGACCGTCCGCGAGACTGCGGTGATGAGTTATCTGCCGGAGCATATGCGGGCGCGGGTGAATGCATTTTTCAATACACTGTTTGCGATTGGCGGCGTGTTGTTTCAATTCCTGGCCGGTGCGCTCGGAGAAATTCTTCCGTACCGCGCGGTAGCGCTGCTGCTCGGCGGTGCATCGCTGGTGAGCGTGTTCTTTCTGATCGTATTGCCGGCGAAGGACAACCGGCCGGTATATGAGGCGGTAAGCCGGTAA
- a CDS encoding nucleoside phosphorylase, which translates to MILKNKFPICEFDTSKEPLIHPANFLAKSLPEKCVITFFRKELDQFVAENNLSVIGYLNSEVLDMPVYEYVYGEERLCITMAFCGAPGAAVTLEELHAMGCEKFIICGGAGALAKNSKVGEIIIPVSAVRDEGTSYHYLEPSREVECHKETAEIVVSCLEQMGIPFTTGKTWTSDAIYRETPDMIALRRNEGCITVEMEAAAFFAVSQYYHIPLAQLLYAGDDVSGEVWDSRNWNMQKNIRYNLIATAIELVKKL; encoded by the coding sequence ATGATTTTAAAAAATAAGTTTCCCATATGTGAATTTGATACCAGTAAAGAACCACTTATTCATCCGGCGAATTTTCTGGCGAAAAGTCTTCCCGAAAAATGTGTTATTACTTTTTTCAGAAAGGAACTGGACCAGTTTGTTGCGGAAAACAATCTTTCTGTCATCGGTTATCTTAACTCAGAAGTGCTTGACATGCCTGTGTATGAATATGTGTACGGCGAAGAGAGACTTTGCATTACAATGGCATTTTGCGGTGCACCGGGAGCGGCTGTAACGCTTGAAGAACTACATGCTATGGGATGTGAAAAATTCATAATTTGTGGCGGCGCAGGGGCGCTGGCAAAGAACAGTAAAGTGGGAGAAATCATTATCCCGGTATCTGCGGTCAGAGATGAGGGAACATCTTATCATTACCTGGAGCCATCCCGTGAAGTTGAATGTCATAAGGAGACCGCCGAGATTGTGGTTTCGTGTCTGGAACAGATGGGGATTCCATTTACAACAGGAAAAACCTGGACAAGCGATGCCATATACAGAGAAACTCCCGACATGATTGCATTAAGACGAAACGAAGGCTGTATAACTGTGGAAATGGAAGCGGCAGCTTTTTTTGCGGTGTCTCAATATTATCATATTCCGCTTGCCCAGCTATTATATGCCGGTGATGATGTAAGCGGTGAGGTGTGGGATTCACGAAATTGGAATATGCAAAAGAATATACGGTATAATTTAATTGCTACTGCGATTGAACTTGTGAAAAAATTGTAA
- the rpmG gene encoding 50S ribosomal protein L33, protein MRTRITLACTECKQRNYNTTKDKKNHPERMEISKYCRFCRKHTVHKETK, encoded by the coding sequence GTGCGCACAAGAATCACATTGGCATGTACGGAGTGTAAGCAGCGAAATTACAACACGACAAAAGACAAAAAGAATCATCCTGAAAGAATGGAAATCAGCAAATACTGCAGATTCTGCAGAAAGCATACGGTGCATAAGGAAACGAAATAG
- a CDS encoding RNA polymerase sigma factor produces the protein MKPPKNSNECGRKSNRMKTAKKRNRREADGWREGGNGLLEELYNTCRKELTGWCRAMTQDETLTDDLIQEAFLRALIHEKTLEMLQPAQRRAWLYRTVKNLYLDRLRHTAYEKVTEELPENPVEEGLYAEIDCEQMLQILPEEERVLFVLRYFQGYNSAELGKLFSLPAATVRSRLASARRRLQKYWR, from the coding sequence GTGAAGCCACCAAAAAACAGCAACGAATGCGGAAGAAAAAGCAATCGCATGAAAACAGCGAAAAAACGAAACCGCAGGGAAGCGGACGGATGGCGGGAGGGAGGAAACGGTTTGCTGGAAGAACTCTACAATACATGCCGCAAAGAACTGACGGGATGGTGCCGGGCGATGACGCAGGATGAGACATTGACGGACGATTTGATACAGGAGGCATTTCTGCGTGCACTGATTCATGAGAAAACGCTGGAAATGCTGCAGCCCGCACAGCGGCGGGCATGGCTTTACCGGACCGTAAAGAATCTGTATCTCGACCGTTTGCGGCATACTGCATATGAAAAGGTTACAGAGGAATTGCCGGAGAATCCTGTAGAGGAAGGGTTATATGCGGAAATTGACTGCGAGCAGATGCTGCAGATTCTTCCGGAGGAAGAGCGCGTTTTATTTGTACTCCGTTATTTCCAGGGGTATAATTCGGCAGAGCTTGGAAAGCTGTTTTCACTTCCGGCTGCAACGGTGCGGTCGCGGCTGGCATCGGCGAGGCGGCGGCTTCAGAAATATTGGAGATGA